The Microbacterium esteraromaticum genome contains the following window.
CCTGGAATCCGCGGCGCAGGCGTCGCCGCATATTCGCGTGGCGGGTTCCCTGCCGAGCTCGGAGGTGCGGGACCTGCTGCGCACTGCGCACGCGCTCGTGCTTCCCACCCGGCTCAACGGCCGCGCGCGGGAAGCCGCCGGGCTCGTCCTGCTCGAAGCCCAGGCATGCGGAGTCCCGGTGATCGCATACGACAGTGGCGGCACTGCCGAGATGATGAACGTCGGGGAGACCGGTTGGCTCGCCCCCGAAGGCGATGTGGAGTCTCTGCAGGCGCGGCTCTCCGAGTCCCTTTCGCAGACCGCGTCGAGTCGCGCGGATATGGGGCGTCGCGCCCGGGCCTTCGTCGTCGAACATCGAAGCCTGACGGCGAGCGCTCGTCAGCTTTCCGCCATCTACGAGGAGATCCGCCGGTGACCCGCATCCTCTGCATCTCCCTGTCGCCCATCCGCCGCGATGCGCGAGTGCTGCGCCAGATCAGTGTGCTTCGCGAGTTGGGTGACGTCGTCACCGTCGGCTACGACGAGCAGCCCGATGGCGTCATCGAGCACATCCGCGTGCCGGATGATCGACTGTCACTGCCCCAGACTCCGGGGGGAGTGCTGAATCTCGGTCTGCGCAGATTCTCTGCGGTCGAGTTGGCGGCGCCGGGAGTGTCGTATGCGCTCGAGCAGCTGCGCGGACGGGAATTCGATCTGGTCGTCGCCAACGACGCGCGCGTGCTGGGTCTTGCCTTCGAGGTCGCCGGCGACGCGCCCGTCTGGGCGGATATGCACGAGTGGGCTCCTGAGGAGCGCACGCATGTGCTGTCCTGGCGGCTTCTCGTCGCCCCGTTCATGGTTCATCTCTGCCGTAAGTATCTTCCGCGCGCCGCCGCGGTGACCACGGTCGGTGGGGAGATCGCTGAGCTCTACCAGCGCGACTTCGGGGTCACGCCTCAAGTGATGCGCAACGCGGCGCCGTTCGCGGACCTGAACCCGAGTGAGATGGTGGCCGGTCGGATCCGGCTCGTGCACAGCGGGGGAGCGGTCCACGGCCGCAACCTCGAGGCGATGATCGACGCGGTGAAGGAACTCGACGACCGCTTCTCGCTCGATCTGTACCTCGTGCCGGCTGCGGACGGGGGCAAGTATCTCCGCTCGCTGAAGGAGCGTGCCGGCGGAGACCCCAGGGTCGTGTTTCACGAGCCGGTGGCACCGTCGATGCTGCCCGCCACTCTCAACGCGTATGACGTGGGCGTGTTCTGGATCCCGCCCGTGCACACGAACGCGCGTCTGACGCTGCCGAACAAGCTGTTCGACTACGTGCAGGGACGTCTGGCGCTGGCGATCGGCCCGACCATCGAGATGGAGCGCGTCGTGCGAGAGCACGAACTCGGCGTGATCAGCGCCGGGTTCGACGTGCAGAGCTGCGTCGAATCGCTCCGAGCCCTGACCCCCGACGACATCATGCGTTTCAAGCGGGCATCGGACGCGAGCGCTGAAGAACTGAGCTTCGAGCACGAGGGTGCGGCCGCGTTGGCGATGCTCCGCACCGTGCTCTCCACTTCGTAGACTGGAGCCACTGTGAAGATCGTCAGTGTGGTGGGCGCGCGCCCGCAGTTCGTGAAGCTTGCTCCCATTCACAAGGCGGCACTCGCCGCCGGTGTGGAGCATGTCATCGTGCATACCGGGCAGCATTATGATCCGATGCTCTCGGACGTCTTCTTCGAGGATCTGGGCATCGGCGCTCCTGATGTGCATCTTGGGGTCGGCAGTGGTTCGCATGGGGTGCAGACCGGTGCGATGCTGGCGGCTCTGGATGCCGTCTTCGATGAGCACCGTCCCGACTGGGTGCTGGTGTACGGCGACACAAACTCGACGGTTGCTGCCGCGTTGAGCGCGGTGAAGATGCACATCCCCGTCGCGCATCTCGAGGCGGGGCTGCGCAGCTTCAACCGCCGGATGCCGGAAGAGCACAACCGGGTGATGACCGATCATGCGGCGGATCTGCTGCTGGCGCCGACGCAGGTGGCGGTGGAGCACCTGGCATCCGAGGGTCTTGAGAAGCGCACCGTGCAGGTAGGTGACGTGATGACCGACGTGCTGTATGAAGTGCGCGATCAGGTCGCCGGCAGCCCGTCGGCGCTGCTGTCGGAGCTGGGGCTGCAGCCGGGCGGGTTCTACGTGGCGACGATCCATCGTGCCGAGAACACCGACGACCCGGCCCGGCTGGCGGAGGTGGCGGGCAGTCTTGCCGGCCTGGACAAGCCGGTGGTCCTGCTCGCTCATCCTCGGGTGGTCGCCAAGGCGGCGGCCCATGGCATCTCTCTCACGCAGGGCTCGCTGATCGCTCACGCCCCGCTCGCCTATGCCGATCTGATCGCCGCGGCGCTTTCCAGCGCCGGCGTCGTCACGGACTCTGGCGGCCTGCAGAAGGAGGCCTTCCTGCTCGGGGTGCCGTGCACGACGGTGCGCACCGAGACGGAGTGGGTCGAGACGGTGGAGTTGGGCTGGAATGTGCTGGCGAACACGGCGGCCGAGATCGCTGCGGGGGTCACCCGCCCCATCCCCGCGCCCGCGGATGCCGCGCCGTACGGCGACGGCCACGCCGCCGATCGCGTCGTCCAGGCGCTGTTCGCCTGGCAGCGCTGATCGCAGCCGAAGCGCGGCTGAGAGGCCGGGCACCGCGAGAACCGTAGAATAGGGATCATGCGTATCGCTGTTGTGGCCCTTGGGAAGATCGGCCTGCCTCTTGCTGTCCAGTTCGCTTCGTCTGGTCATGAGGTGATCGGGGTGGACGTCAATCAGAAGGCGGTGGACTCGATCAACGCCGCCAGGGAGCCGTTCCCGGGCGAGGCGGAGCTGCAGGAGCGTCTGGAGGAGTTGATCCCGGCGGGGCGGCTGCGGGCGACGACAAACTACGCGGAGGCGATTCCGGGTGCTGATGCCGTGGTGCTTGTGGCACCGGTGTTCGTGAACGATGAGACCTGGGAGCCGGATTTCAAGTACATGGACGCCGCGACGAAGTCGCTGGCGGAGCACCTCACTCCGGGCACGCTGGTCTCGTACGAGACCACCCTTCCGGTGGGCACGACCCGTACGCGCTGGAGGCCGATGCTCGAAGAGGGGTCGGGCCTGACCGAGGGCGTGGACTTCCATGTGGTCTACTCGCCCGAGCGAGTGCTGACCGGCCGGGTCTTCGAAGACCTGCGCAAGTACCCCAAGCTCATCGGCGCGCTCTCTGATGAGGGCACCCGACGGGCGCGGGAGTTCTACGAGGCGGTGCTGCAGTTCGACGAGCGCCCCGACCTCGCGCAGCCGAACGGCGTGTGGGACCTCGGCTCGACCGAGGCATCCGAGATGGCGAAGCTTGCCGAGACGACCTATCGCGACGTGAACATCGGGCTGGCGAACCAGTTCGGCCTGTTTGCGGCATCGCACGGCATCGACGTGTACAAGGTGATCGAGGCATGCAACTCGCAGCCCTACAGTCACATCCACCGTCCCGGCATTGCCGTCGGCGGACACTGCATCCCGGTGTACCCGCGGCTGTACCTGTCGACGGACCCCGACGCTGACATCGTGCGCGTCGCCCGTCAGCTCAACGCGTCGATGCCGGAGCGTCTGGTCGCCCAGGCCGAGGGGATCCTGGGGGATCTCACCGGCCGGCGGGCAGTTGTGCTGGGAGCGGCGTACCGCGGGGGAGTGAAGGAGACCGCGTTCTCGGGCGTCTTCCCGACCGTCGACGCGCTGCGCTCGCGCGGTGCGGAGGTGCTCGTGCACGACCCGCTGTACACCGACGACGAGCTGCGCGGTCTCGGCTTCGAGCCGTACGCGATCGGCGGGGCCGCCGACCTGGCTATCCTGCAGACCGACCACGCCGACTACAAGACCCTGACACCGGCCGACATCCCCGGGGTGAAGCTGCTCGTCGACGGGCGCAACGCCAGCGACGCAGGCCTGTGGGCCGGCACCCCCCGCATCGTCGTCGGCACCGCCGGCTGAGCCGAGCCCTTGGTCGCCGTCTCCGTCATCGTCCCCACCTACAATGAGGGGCCGAACGTCGCACCCCTCGTGGCGCGGCTCAGCGTTCTCCCGCACATCGCGGAGATCATCTTCGTCGACGACTCCACTGACGACACCCCCGCTGAGATCGAGCGGATCGCAGCCGAAGCGGACGTACACGTGCAGTTGCTGCACCGTGAGGAGGCCACCGGAGGGCTGGGTGGTGCGGTGCTGTGCGGCTTCGATGCCGCGACGTCGGATGTGTGCGTCGTCATGGACGGCGATTTGCAGCATCCGCCTGAGGTCATCCCGCAGCTGATCGGACGCTACGACCAGGGCGAGACCGATGTGGTGGTCGCTTCGCGCTACGCCGGCGAGGGCTCCGCCGCCGGGCTGGCCGGCTTCACGCGGGTCGCAGTGTCCCGTGGATCGACGCTGCTCACGAAGGCGATGTTCCCGCGGCGCCTGTACGGCTGCAGTGATCCGATGACCGGGTTCTTCCTGGTGGACCTGAAGAGCATCGATCGCAGCGTGCTGCGTCCGCAGGGGTTCAAGATCCTCCTTGAGATCCTCGCCCGCCACACGCTGCGCATCGCCGAGGTCTCCTTCGACTTCGCAGATCGGAACGCGGGAGAATCTAAGGCGTCGCTGAAGCAGGGCATCCGATTCCTGCGTCAGCTCTCGTCATTGCGCTTCGGCAAGATGCCGGCGTTCGCGCTCGTCGGTGGGATCGGCGCGGTCGTCAACGTCTTCATCGTCTGGCTGCTCACCGCCCTCGAAGTCGGTTACCTGTGGGCCGCGATCGTCGGCGCCGAGATCACCATCGTCGGGAACTTCCTCATCCTCGACCGCTACGTGTTCTCCGAACTGAAGGCCGAGGCGGCGCCGTTCTGGCGTCGGTTCAGCCAGTCGTTCCTGTTCAACAACGCCGAGGCGATGATCCGGATCCCCGTGATGGCTCTGCTGGTAGAGAGCTGGCACATCTCCGCGGCTCTGGCCACAGCTGCGACGCTGGCCGTCGCCTTCGTCGTGCGGTTCGTCTTCCATTCGCTTGTGGTCTACCGGCCGCGTCCCTCCGACCGAACCGGACGCGCCCTGAAGGAGACCGCGGCGGCAACGACCCCGTCCGGCGCCGAAGCATGATGTCGGCGTCGTCCTTCCGGACGGCCCTCCGGGGTGCCATGCCGGCCTTGGCCGGCTACCTCGCCATTCGGATGCTCGGCCTCGCAGCGCTCTGGTGGGCGCTCGGCCGATCGTGGCCCGAGCTGTGGCATTCTCTGACCGCTCGCTACGACGCGGGGCCGCTGCTGCGCATCGCGGCCGAGGGCTATGAAGGCGGTGACGTCGTCCCCAGCAACCTCGCCTTCTTCCCGCTGTACCCGATGCTGGTGCGCCTGATCGGCGGTGCGGTCGGCGTACCCGCAGCGGGCCTGATCGTGAGCTGGGCCGCCGGTGCGGCATGTGCGATCGCTCTGTATGCCATCGGACGGCGGCTGGGCGATGCCCGCATGGGAACCATCCTCGCTGTGCTCTGGGGTGCTCTGCCACACGGTGTGACCGAGTCGATGGCGTACACCGAGACGACGTTCACCGCCCTCGCCGCCTGGGCGCTGTTCGCCCTGCTCGGCAGGCAATGGGTGCTGGCGGGGACGCTCACGTTCTTCGCGGGGCTCACGCGCCCGACAGCGATGGCACTCATCGCTGTCGTCGGGATCGCTGCGATCGGCGAACTCGTGCGGGTGCGGGGCCGCTCCTGGCGGGCATGGGTGGGCGGTGCGATCTCGCCGCTGGGCTGGTTGGGATACATCGCCTGGGTCGCCGCCCAGACCGGGGGCATCGACGGCTGGCTGGCCGTGCAGCGAGGATGGGGCGCCTCCTTCGACGGCGGTCTGTACACCATGCGCACATTCGCGGGCCTGCTGGACGGTCAGACCACGCTCCAGCTGATGATGGTCTCGGCGGTGCTCGCCGCGGCGATCGGCTTGGTCGCGATCTCAGCAGTCGAGCGGGTTCGATGGGAGCTCCAGCTCTACGGTGTGCTGGTGCTGTTCATGACCGTCGGAACGGCCGGCTACTACCAGTCCAAGGCACGGCTGCTCGTTCCCGCATTCACGCTGCTGATCCCCGTCGCGATGGGGCTGGCGCGTGCACGCCGCGGCACCTGTCTGATCATCATCACCGCTCTGGCACTGGTCTCGGCCTGGTATGGCGCATATCTGCTGGTGCGTGCGCCGTACTCGCCCTGAGCGGAGCGGCTTCGCTGTCGGCTCGGGGCTCCCTCGCCGCGCGCCACTGTCGCGAGTTCCCAGCCTGCCGCCGATACGATGGATGCCATGGATCTTCTCGTCGTAGGGTCGGGTTTCTTCGGCCTCACCATCGCTGAGCGCGCCGCTGCTGCTGGTCGCAAAGTGACCGTCATCGATCGTCGGCCCCACATCGGCGGCAACGCCTACAGCGAGGCCGAGCCCGAGACCGGTATCGAGGTGCACCGCTACGGCGCTCATCTTTTCCACACGTCCAACCCGACGGTGTGGGAGTATGTCAACCGCTTCACGACCTTCACCGACTACGTGCACCGGGTGTACACGACCCACAAGGGCGTCGTGTACCCGATGCCGGTGAACCTCGGCACGATCAATCAGTTCTTCCAGTCGGCGTACACGCCCGACCAGGCGCGTGAGCTGGTGCGTCAGCAGGCGGGCGAGTTCGATGTCAAGTCGGCGCAGAACTTCGAGGAGAAGGGCATCGCGCTGGTCGGGCGGCCGCTGTTCGAGGCGTTCTTCCGTGACTACACGGCAAAGCAGTGGCAGACCGACCCCCATAAGCTCTCGGGCGATATTGTGAGTCGTCTCCCTGTGCGATACACCTATGACAACCGGTACTTCAACGACACGTGGGAGGGACTGCCCACCGATGGCTACACGGCGTGGCTGGAGCGGATGGCTGACCACCCCAATATCGACGTCAAGCTCAACGTCGACTACTTCGACACGTCGCAGCCGTTGAACAAACAGGCCACCGTGGGTCAGCTTCCGGTGGTTTACACGGGCCCCGTCGACCGCTACTTCGACTACGCCGAGGGCGCGCTCAGCTGGCGCACGCTGGACTTCGAGCAGCAGGTGCTCGACACGGGTGACTTCCAGGGCACGAGTGTGATGAACTACCCGGATCTGGACGTGCCGTACACGCGTATCCACGAGTTCAAGCACTTCCACCCCGAGCGCAAAGAGATCTTCAACGGCGACAAGACCGTCATCATGCGCGAGTTCTCGCGCTTCGCCGAGCGCGAGGACGAGCCGTACTACCCGGTGAACACCCCCGCCGACCGTGATGGTCTGCTTGCCTACCGCGAACTTGCGCAGGGCGAGGCCGACGTGCACTTCGGTGGACGCCTCGGCACCTACCAGTACCTCGACATGCACATGGCCATCGGGTCGGCGCTGTCGATGTGGCGCAACCAGCTCGCCGGCGAGAGCGACTGAGGTGGCGACGACGGCAGGAGCGCCGGGGACGACCCGGCGCTACTTCCACTCGCTCTGGCTGCTGTCGGCGCGAGACCTCAAGGTGCGCTACTCGACCAGCGCCCTCGGATATCTCTGGTCGGTGCTCGATCCCCTGGTGATGAGCGCGATTTACTGGTTCGTGTTCACCCAGGTGTTCCAGCGGACGGTCGGTGAGCAGCCCTACATCATCTTCTTGATCAGCGCCCTGTTGCCGTGGGTGTGGTTTAACTCCGCGGTGGGCGACTTCACTCGTGCATTCAAGAAAGATGCTCGACTCGTGCGTTCGACCGCGATACCGCGGTCGATCTGGGTCAACCGGATCGTCCTCAGCAAAGGGCTCGAGTTCGTCTTCTCGATGCCCGTTCTGCTGATCTTCGTTCTGGTCAATCGACTCACAGAGACCGATCCGGCCCAGATTGCGCAGATCAGCTGGGGTGTGCTCTGGCTTCCGGTCGCGATCATCCTGCAGGCAACCCTGCTGATCGGCCTTGGGTTGCTGGTCGCGCCGCTGTGTGCGCTGTACACCGATCTCGAACGCACCACGGCACTCATCCTGCGTGCCATGTTCTACGCCACGCCTATCATCTACAGCGTCAAGGATCTGCCCGGCCCATTCGAGACCATCGGAATGTTCAATCCCCTCGCGGGCATCATGACCCTGTACCGGATGGCGTTCTTCCCCAGCCAATGGGACCTGGCCCCCGTGGTCATCAGTGCTGTGATGAGCCTGATCATCCTCGCGCTCGGCGTCTGGGTCTTCCGTTCCCTGGAGCGTCCCGTCCTGAAGGAGCTGTGATGTCTGCTGCCATCGAAGTGCAGGGTCTGGGAGTGCGTTTCCGGCGCAATCGCCGCGGTTCCCGCACGTTCAAGGATCTCTTCGCCGGCGTGAGTCGCAGGTCCCGCCCGGGGGAGTTCTGGGCGTTGCGCGATGTCTCGTTCACTGTCGCGCCCGGTGAGTCGATCGGCGTGGTCGGCCGCAACGGGCAGGGAAAGTCGACGTTGCTTCGGCTCGTCGCCCAGGTGCTGCTGCCCGATGAAGGCGGCGTGCGCGTCAACGGCGGCGTCGCGCCACTGATCGAGCTGACGGGCGGTTTCGTTGGCGACCTCACCGTGCGTGAGAACGTGCGCCTCACCGCGGGCCTGCACGGCATGTCGAAGGCTGAAGTCGCTCGGCGCTACGACGAGATGATCGCTTTCGCCGAGCTGGAAGACTTCCAGGACACGCCCTACAAGCACCTGTCGAACGGAATGAAGGTGCGCCTGGCGTTCTCGGTGGTATCGCAGCTCGATGAGCCGATCATGCTCGTCGACGAAGTGCTGGCCGTCGGCGACAAGGCGTTTCGCGACAAGTGCTATACGCGTATCGACGAGCTACTCGCCTCAGGGCGCACGCTGTTCTTCGTCAGTCACAACGAACGCGACCTGCGCAGGTTCTGCGATCGTGGACTCTACCTCGACAAGGGAGAGCTTGTGCTCGACGGTCCGATCAGTGACGTGCTCGAGCGCTACAACACCGACCACAACAGAGGCTGATCCGCGGCTC
Protein-coding sequences here:
- a CDS encoding ABC transporter ATP-binding protein, which translates into the protein MSAAIEVQGLGVRFRRNRRGSRTFKDLFAGVSRRSRPGEFWALRDVSFTVAPGESIGVVGRNGQGKSTLLRLVAQVLLPDEGGVRVNGGVAPLIELTGGFVGDLTVRENVRLTAGLHGMSKAEVARRYDEMIAFAELEDFQDTPYKHLSNGMKVRLAFSVVSQLDEPIMLVDEVLAVGDKAFRDKCYTRIDELLASGRTLFFVSHNERDLRRFCDRGLYLDKGELVLDGPISDVLERYNTDHNRG
- a CDS encoding glycosyltransferase codes for the protein MVAVSVIVPTYNEGPNVAPLVARLSVLPHIAEIIFVDDSTDDTPAEIERIAAEADVHVQLLHREEATGGLGGAVLCGFDAATSDVCVVMDGDLQHPPEVIPQLIGRYDQGETDVVVASRYAGEGSAAGLAGFTRVAVSRGSTLLTKAMFPRRLYGCSDPMTGFFLVDLKSIDRSVLRPQGFKILLEILARHTLRIAEVSFDFADRNAGESKASLKQGIRFLRQLSSLRFGKMPAFALVGGIGAVVNVFIVWLLTALEVGYLWAAIVGAEITIVGNFLILDRYVFSELKAEAAPFWRRFSQSFLFNNAEAMIRIPVMALLVESWHISAALATAATLAVAFVVRFVFHSLVVYRPRPSDRTGRALKETAAATTPSGAEA
- the wecB gene encoding non-hydrolyzing UDP-N-acetylglucosamine 2-epimerase; protein product: MKIVSVVGARPQFVKLAPIHKAALAAGVEHVIVHTGQHYDPMLSDVFFEDLGIGAPDVHLGVGSGSHGVQTGAMLAALDAVFDEHRPDWVLVYGDTNSTVAAALSAVKMHIPVAHLEAGLRSFNRRMPEEHNRVMTDHAADLLLAPTQVAVEHLASEGLEKRTVQVGDVMTDVLYEVRDQVAGSPSALLSELGLQPGGFYVATIHRAENTDDPARLAEVAGSLAGLDKPVVLLAHPRVVAKAAAHGISLTQGSLIAHAPLAYADLIAAALSSAGVVTDSGGLQKEAFLLGVPCTTVRTETEWVETVELGWNVLANTAAEIAAGVTRPIPAPADAAPYGDGHAADRVVQALFAWQR
- a CDS encoding nucleotide sugar dehydrogenase, with protein sequence MRIAVVALGKIGLPLAVQFASSGHEVIGVDVNQKAVDSINAAREPFPGEAELQERLEELIPAGRLRATTNYAEAIPGADAVVLVAPVFVNDETWEPDFKYMDAATKSLAEHLTPGTLVSYETTLPVGTTRTRWRPMLEEGSGLTEGVDFHVVYSPERVLTGRVFEDLRKYPKLIGALSDEGTRRAREFYEAVLQFDERPDLAQPNGVWDLGSTEASEMAKLAETTYRDVNIGLANQFGLFAASHGIDVYKVIEACNSQPYSHIHRPGIAVGGHCIPVYPRLYLSTDPDADIVRVARQLNASMPERLVAQAEGILGDLTGRRAVVLGAAYRGGVKETAFSGVFPTVDALRSRGAEVLVHDPLYTDDELRGLGFEPYAIGGAADLAILQTDHADYKTLTPADIPGVKLLVDGRNASDAGLWAGTPRIVVGTAG
- a CDS encoding ABC transporter permease; the protein is MATTAGAPGTTRRYFHSLWLLSARDLKVRYSTSALGYLWSVLDPLVMSAIYWFVFTQVFQRTVGEQPYIIFLISALLPWVWFNSAVGDFTRAFKKDARLVRSTAIPRSIWVNRIVLSKGLEFVFSMPVLLIFVLVNRLTETDPAQIAQISWGVLWLPVAIILQATLLIGLGLLVAPLCALYTDLERTTALILRAMFYATPIIYSVKDLPGPFETIGMFNPLAGIMTLYRMAFFPSQWDLAPVVISAVMSLIILALGVWVFRSLERPVLKEL
- the glf gene encoding UDP-galactopyranose mutase, encoding MDLLVVGSGFFGLTIAERAAAAGRKVTVIDRRPHIGGNAYSEAEPETGIEVHRYGAHLFHTSNPTVWEYVNRFTTFTDYVHRVYTTHKGVVYPMPVNLGTINQFFQSAYTPDQARELVRQQAGEFDVKSAQNFEEKGIALVGRPLFEAFFRDYTAKQWQTDPHKLSGDIVSRLPVRYTYDNRYFNDTWEGLPTDGYTAWLERMADHPNIDVKLNVDYFDTSQPLNKQATVGQLPVVYTGPVDRYFDYAEGALSWRTLDFEQQVLDTGDFQGTSVMNYPDLDVPYTRIHEFKHFHPERKEIFNGDKTVIMREFSRFAEREDEPYYPVNTPADRDGLLAYRELAQGEADVHFGGRLGTYQYLDMHMAIGSALSMWRNQLAGESD